From the genome of Primulina eburnea isolate SZY01 chromosome 12, ASM2296580v1, whole genome shotgun sequence, one region includes:
- the LOC140807809 gene encoding uncharacterized protein isoform X2: protein MDIMEMEASNEFNDWEVLQPSLDSEAILIIPTDSANSLDEIDSGRLIRANYFSLDSLDRCGEDLEDNKSAESDNPSWIDPGLDENHTRYLDRETAEFWSDSGSERSEERKIKDSYGRNVMGFLEDEDKHVGFDRVEEMVEQKVEKVENLGYFCSDSSGVEAASEKVNDFVENSDLGLKANVILHDDTEEEKHENEVIGKRREFADGNEIKSSGEVEKSCVIWWKMPMELLKYCVFKMSPVWTISAAAAVLGFLILRRRLYQMQKKTRGMEIKVAVDAKASQVMSRANRLNEAFWVVKRVPVIRPSLHAYGVTTWPVMANIR, encoded by the exons ATGGATATTATGGAGATGGAGGCTTCGAATGAGTTTAACGATTGGGAGGTGCTGCAACCCAGCTTGGATTCCGAGGCGATTCTGATTATTCCGACTGATTCCGCTAACTCGTTGGATGAAATAGATTCTGGAAGGTTGATTCGGGCGAACTATTTCTCGTTAGATTCTTTGGATCGATGTGGTGAGGACTTGGAAGATAACAAGTCAGCTGAGTCGGATAATCCGAGTTGGATTGATCCCGGGTTGGATGAGAATCACACTAGGTACCTCGACAGGGAAACGGCTGAGTTTTGGTCCGATTCCGGCAGCGAACGGTCTGAAGAACGCAAGATTAAGGATTCGTATGGTAGGAATGTTATGGGTTTTCTCGAAGACGAGGATAAACATGTGGGTTTTGATAGGGTTGAGGAAATGGTCGAGCAAAAAGTGGAAAAGGTGGAGAATTTGGGGTACTTCTGTTCAGATTCGAGTGGAGTCGAAGCCGCTTCTGAGAAAGTTAACGATTTTGTTGAGAATTCTGATTTGGGTCTGAAAGCTAATGTGATTTTGCACGATGACACTGAGGAAGAAAAACATGAGAATGAGGTGATTGGAAAAAGGCGTGAATTTGCAGATGGTAACGAAATCAAGAGTAGTGGTGAGGTTGAAAAGAGTTGTGTTATTTGGTGGAAGATGCCCATGGAGCTTCTGAAATACTGTGTGTTCAAGATGAGTCCTGTGTGGACCATCTCCGCGGCGGCGGCTGTGTTGGGTTTTCTGATTCTGCGTCGCAGGTTGTATCAAATGCAGAAGAAGACGAGGGGAATGGAGATTAAGGTTGCTGTTGACGCTAAG GCGTCTCAGGTGATGAGCCGTGCTAACCGTTTGAACGAAGCATTCTGGGTAGTGAAGCGTGTCCCAGTGATTCGGCCTTCTTTGCATGCCTATGGGGTGACAACCTGGCCTGTAATGGCTAATATCAGATAA
- the LOC140807809 gene encoding uncharacterized protein isoform X1, whose product MDIMEMEASNEFNDWEVLQPSLDSEAILIIPTDSANSLDEIDSGRLIRANYFSLDSLDRCGEDLEDNKSAESDNPSWIDPGLDENHTRYLDRETAEFWSDSGSERSEERKIKDSYGRNVMGFLEDEDKHVGFDRVEEMVEQKVEKVENLGYFCSDSSGVEAASEKVNDFVENSDLGLKANVILHDDTEEEKHENEVIGKRREFADGNEIKSSGEVEKSCVIWWKMPMELLKYCVFKMSPVWTISAAAAVLGFLILRRRLYQMQKKTRGMEIKVAVDAKKASQVMSRANRLNEAFWVVKRVPVIRPSLHAYGVTTWPVMANIR is encoded by the exons ATGGATATTATGGAGATGGAGGCTTCGAATGAGTTTAACGATTGGGAGGTGCTGCAACCCAGCTTGGATTCCGAGGCGATTCTGATTATTCCGACTGATTCCGCTAACTCGTTGGATGAAATAGATTCTGGAAGGTTGATTCGGGCGAACTATTTCTCGTTAGATTCTTTGGATCGATGTGGTGAGGACTTGGAAGATAACAAGTCAGCTGAGTCGGATAATCCGAGTTGGATTGATCCCGGGTTGGATGAGAATCACACTAGGTACCTCGACAGGGAAACGGCTGAGTTTTGGTCCGATTCCGGCAGCGAACGGTCTGAAGAACGCAAGATTAAGGATTCGTATGGTAGGAATGTTATGGGTTTTCTCGAAGACGAGGATAAACATGTGGGTTTTGATAGGGTTGAGGAAATGGTCGAGCAAAAAGTGGAAAAGGTGGAGAATTTGGGGTACTTCTGTTCAGATTCGAGTGGAGTCGAAGCCGCTTCTGAGAAAGTTAACGATTTTGTTGAGAATTCTGATTTGGGTCTGAAAGCTAATGTGATTTTGCACGATGACACTGAGGAAGAAAAACATGAGAATGAGGTGATTGGAAAAAGGCGTGAATTTGCAGATGGTAACGAAATCAAGAGTAGTGGTGAGGTTGAAAAGAGTTGTGTTATTTGGTGGAAGATGCCCATGGAGCTTCTGAAATACTGTGTGTTCAAGATGAGTCCTGTGTGGACCATCTCCGCGGCGGCGGCTGTGTTGGGTTTTCTGATTCTGCGTCGCAGGTTGTATCAAATGCAGAAGAAGACGAGGGGAATGGAGATTAAGGTTGCTGTTGACGCTAAG AAGGCGTCTCAGGTGATGAGCCGTGCTAACCGTTTGAACGAAGCATTCTGGGTAGTGAAGCGTGTCCCAGTGATTCGGCCTTCTTTGCATGCCTATGGGGTGACAACCTGGCCTGTAATGGCTAATATCAGATAA
- the LOC140807808 gene encoding mannan endo-1,4-beta-mannosidase 5-like, with amino-acid sequence MAASCFSARRAFINFYDHYLLLLVIIIGSSNMVLCDNVNKKLGFVRTRGPHFILNGSPFLFNGFNSYWLMHVASDPSERYKVSEVLREASAVGLTVCRTWAFSDGGDRPLQISPGIYDERVFQGLDFVISEARKYGIRLILSFVNNYDDFGGKKQYAAWGRNAGGSGQQINNDDDFYTHPLLKNYYKNHIRRVVTRLNTITKIAYRDDPIIMAWELMNEPRCQADYSGKTVNCWVQEMASFVKSLDRKHLVEIGMEGFYGDTMPERKQTNPGYQVGTDFISNNLVPQVDFATIHAYPDIWLSGKSENEQMGFMEKWMWTHFDDSRRILKKPLIMAEFGKSSKDPGFSSNKRDLYMGNVYRDTYRFARLTGGTMSGSLVWQIMARGMDSYDDGYQIVLSQSPSTAGIISRQSHAMTALSHLFNGPHSVDRVDGAYKIAPGHHLHSRHAKKT; translated from the exons ATGGCTGCTTCTTGTTTTAGTGCAAGAAGGGCCTTCATTAATTTTTACGATCATTATTTGCTTCTCCTGGTCATTATTATTGGTAGCAGCAACATGGTCCTATGTGACAACGTTAACAAAAAATTAGGGTTTGTTAGAACAAGAGGTCCTCATTTTATCCTGAATGGCTCGCCCTTTCTGTTCAACGGGTTCAACTCGTATTGGCTGATGCACGTCGCGTCGGATCCGAGCGAGAGATACAAAGTTTCTGAGGTATTAAGAGAAGCCTCAGCCGTCGGCCTCACTGTTTGCAGGACTTGGGCTTTCAGCGATGGCGGTGATCGCCCTTTGCAGATATCCCCTGGAATATATGACGAACGTGTTTTTCAG GGGCTTGATTTTGTGATCTCCGAGGCAAGAAAGTATGGGATTCGTTTGATATTGAGCTTCGTGAATAATTACGACGATTTCGGGGGGAAGAAGCAGTATGCTGCATGGGGCCGAAATGCGGGTGGTTCGGGCCAACAGATCAACAATGACGATGATTTTTACACGCATCCACTTCTCAAAAATTACTACAAGAACCATATCAGG AGAGTTGTGACAAGACTGAACACAATAACCAAAATTGCTTACAGAGATGATCCCATAATCATGGCTTGGGAACTCATGAATGAACCTCGTTGCCAAGCTGACTACTCTGGAAAGACAGTTAAT TGTTGGGTTCAAGAAATGGCTAGTTTTGTGAAATCTCTGGACAGAAAGCACTTGGTTGAGATAGGCATGGAAGGGTTCTATGGAGACACGATGCCGGAGAGGAAGCAAACTAACCCTGGTTACCAAGTGGGCACAGATTTTATTAGCAACAATCTTGTTCCGCAGGTCGATTTCGCTACAATACATGCATACCCCGACATTTG GTTATCTGGTAAAAGTGAGAACGAACAAATGGGATTTATGGAAAAATGGATGTGGACTCATTTTGATGATTCAAGGAGAATCTTGAAGAAGCCACTAATAATGGCTGAATTTGGAAAGTCCAGCAAAGATCCAGGATTCAGTTCGAATAAAAGAGACTTGTACATGGGCAATGTATACAGAGATACATACAGATTTGCAAGGTTAACTGGAGGTACAATGAGCGGAAGCTTGGTGTGGCAGATAATGGCACGAGGCATGGATTCATACGATGATGGGTACCAAATTGTTTTATCGCAGAGCCCTTCAACGGCTGGGATCATTTCAAGGCAATCCCATGCCATGACTGCCTTGAGTCATTTGTTCAATGGGCCTCATTCTGTTGATCGTGTGGATGGAGCTTATAAGATCGCTCCTGGGCATCACCTTCATAGTCGCCATGCCAAAAAAACATAA
- the LOC140807807 gene encoding LOW QUALITY PROTEIN: uncharacterized protein (The sequence of the model RefSeq protein was modified relative to this genomic sequence to represent the inferred CDS: inserted 1 base in 1 codon) translates to MFKKVSEAKSQQRLSGADRKKLKRAIRDRFPNASDADIDILLPPKVEITLSKYPNRVLVYSLEGDCPMFYDSDGRGSEIFPTVYALWKVPNLLPAFALKGGEVSRFILGGADLMFPGIRIPEEGLAPFSDGEPWAVVVPGNPAPIAVGTTMLSSTEALKAGLRGKALRISHYYRDTLWESSENCYVPNAGFFEDVVVADPALLSSLQASDSREDDSSVGQGNVDNENMADANDFDEIXPVLESDLTKDSVVATEASEQITTAMTDLQIENDSGLESNVDNQPSLSVEDVDSLMDKCLLQSLHATVKDKDLPMPGSTLWSSHVLPCRPSGVTLDIKKSSYKKLSKWLQSKSAAGLISVKEDKHKKEVMLVSINRNHLDYTSFKPEKKKMEKNDQSTKSVGSEVQLHKLLEVAELYKPSVHVNPIFSAVGADMGKLYSASEASQIVFAYVENEKLVKEADKSIVILDATLCDALFKGAIKKGLMYPTEIHKKDLGQTFVNRMQAHYRVTRGIDSAVRKGSLKPIQIMTERRQGNKKVTKLSGLESYLLDAEALASELQKKFACSTTVAELPGKKGLEVLVQGGVIDDLARHLVDHYGIPKRYIEILDKTKK, encoded by the exons ATGTTCAAGAAGGTATCGGAGGCCAAATCGCAGCAGCGACTCTCAGGGGCAGACCGCAAGAAACTCAAACGTGCAATTAGAGACCGATTCCCTAACGCCTCAGATGCTGATATCGATATCTTACTTCCCCCAAAG GTAGAAATAACTCTGTCAAAGTACCCAAATCGAGTTCTTGTTTACAGTCTGGAGGGTGACTGTCCCATGTTTTATGATAGCGATGGACGGGGCTCAGAAATATTCCCTACAG TATATGCTTTGTGGAAGGTTCCAAATCTATTGCCTGCTTTTGCTCTGAAAGGTGGTGAAGTTTCTCGTTTCATACTTGGAGGAGCTGATTTGATGTTTCCTGGCATCCGTATTCCTGAAGAAGGTCTTGCACCATTTTCTGATGGCGAGCCATGGGCTGTGGTTGTTCCTGGAAATCCAGCTCCAATAGCT GTAGGAACAACCATGTTGAGTAGCACTGAAGCACTAAAGGCTGGTTTGCGTGGAAAGGCATTAAGAATTAGTCATTACTACCGTGATACACTTTG GGAATCATCTGAAAATTGTTATGTTCCAAATGCGGGATTTTTTGAAGACGTTGTAGTTGCTGACCCTGCTTTATTATCTTCGCTACAGGCTTCTGATTCACGTGAAGATGATTCCTCAGTTGGTCAGGGGAATGTCGACAATGAAAATATGGCTGATGCTaatgattttgatgaaa CCCCTGTTCTTGAATCTGATTTGACTAAAGATTCTGTTGTGGCTACTGAAGCCAGTGAACAAATAACAACAGCCATGACTGATTTGCAGATTGAAAATGATTCAGGATTAGAATCTAATGTGGATAACCAGCCTTCGCTGTCTGTAGAGGACGTAGACTCATTAATGGATAAGTGCCTTTTGCAATCTTTGCATGCGACAGTGAAGGATAAAGATCTTCCAATGCCAGGAAGTACACTGTG GTCTAGTCATGTGCTACCTTGCAGACCTTCGGGCGTTACACTTGATATAAAAAAGTCCTCTTACAAGAAATTGTCCAAGTGGCTGCAGTCTAAATCTGCTGCTGGACTG ATTTCAGTGAAGGAAGACAAACATAAAAAAGAGGTGATGTTAGTTTCCATTAACCGCAATCACCTTGACTACACATCCTTTAAGCCAGagaagaagaaaatggaaaagaaTGACCAATCCACTAAAAGTGTTGGCAGTGAAGTACAGTTGCATAAATTGCTTGAAGTTGCTGAGCTCTATAAGCCAAGTGTGCATGTTAACCCTATATTTTCGGCTGTTGGAGCAGACATGGGGAAACTGTATTCTGCTTCAGAAGCTTCACAAATTGTTTTTGCATACGTTGAAAATGAAAAGCTTGTGAAAGAAGCAGACAAGTCCATTGTGATTTTAGATGCAACTTTGTGTGATGCTTTGTTTAAGGGTGCTATTAAAAAGGGTTTGATGTACCCTACTGAGATTCATAAGAAGGATTTAGGACAGACTTTTGTCAATCGAATGCAAGCTCATTACAGAGTAACTAGGGGAATCGACTCAGCTGTTCGCAAAGGTTCATTAAAGCCAATTCAAATAATGACAGAACGAAGGCAAGGCAACAAAAAAGTTACAAAACTTTCGGGTCTGGAATCGTATTTATTAGACGCGGAGGCATTGGCCTCAGAGCTGCAGAAGAAGTTTGCTTGTAGTACAACTGTAGCAGAACTTCCTG GTAAGAAGGGCCTAGAAGTTTTAGTCCAAGGCGGCGTCATCGACGATCTTGCACGGCATCTTGTTGACCACTACGGGATTCCGAAGAGATACATCGAAATTCTTGACAAGACCAAAAAATAG
- the LOC140807182 gene encoding phytolongin Phyl1.1-like isoform X1, whose protein sequence is MTAVRDSISFCCISKGGQILFKYNNCGEHEIENLAAICVERTPPYHKWYFQTMDKRTFCFLMDDVYVYFAVASECVGNSGVLRFLNKLRDEFRRMAKRGGGSFSRSLTNSNSLCLQEQLLPVVSHLVNFFSETVTERSAENGPSSICNIANGQEHIECGSSSKAPLLGKLNKQEKKKKKMPKDHVISVRGDIEIEEYRSSNERVVNVESVSLDSIHQVGGRDLASPSRKDLNTARVRPSSQNLHKKWCMQVRIVLAIDAAVCVVLFVIWLVICHGTKCIS, encoded by the coding sequence ATGACAGCAGTTCGAGACTCTATTTCTTTTTGCTGCATATCAAAGGGCGGtcaaattttattcaaatataatAATTGCGGGGAGCATGAGATAGAAAATTTGGCTGCAATCTGCGTGGAGAGGACTCCTCCATATCACAAATGGTATTTTCAAACCATGGATAAAAGGACTTTCTGTTTCTTGATGGATGATGTTTATGTTTACTTTGCGGTAGCAAGTGAATGTGTTGGCAACTCGGGAGTTTTAAGGTTTCTTAACAAGTTGAGGGATGAATTCAGGAGGATGGCTAAAAGGGGCGGTGGTTCTTTTAGCAGAAGCCTGACGAATTCCAACTCGCTCTGTCTGCAGGAGCAATTGCTTCCGGTTGTTTCCCACTTGGTTAATTTTTTCTCAGAGACCGTTACAGAAAGGTCAGCAGAAAATGGCCCTTCATCAATATGTAATATCGCTAATGGACAGGAGCACATTGAATGTGGTTCTTCCTCTAAAGCCCCTTTACTTGGGAAGTTAAATAAacaagagaagaagaaaaagaagatgcCAAAGGATCATGTAATTTCTGTGCGAGGAGATATTGAGATAGAGGAGTATAGGAGCTCCAATGAAAGAGTAGTGAATGTTGAGTCGGTAAGTCTCGATTCTATCCATCAAGTAGGAGGCAGAGATTTAGCTTCTCCATCGCGGAAGGATTTGAACACAGCAAGGGTTAGGCCGAGTTCCCAAAATCTACATAAAAAATGGTGCATGCAAGTAAGAATTGTTCTTGCCATCGATGCTGCAGTTTGTGTTGTTCTCTTTGTGATTTGGTTGGTTATATGCCATGGTACAAAGTGCATTAGCTGA
- the LOC140807182 gene encoding phytolongin Phyl1.1-like isoform X2: MDKRTFCFLMDDVYVYFAVASECVGNSGVLRFLNKLRDEFRRMAKRGGGSFSRSLTNSNSLCLQEQLLPVVSHLVNFFSETVTERSAENGPSSICNIANGQEHIECGSSSKAPLLGKLNKQEKKKKKMPKDHVISVRGDIEIEEYRSSNERVVNVESVSLDSIHQVGGRDLASPSRKDLNTARVRPSSQNLHKKWCMQVRIVLAIDAAVCVVLFVIWLVICHGTKCIS; encoded by the coding sequence ATGGATAAAAGGACTTTCTGTTTCTTGATGGATGATGTTTATGTTTACTTTGCGGTAGCAAGTGAATGTGTTGGCAACTCGGGAGTTTTAAGGTTTCTTAACAAGTTGAGGGATGAATTCAGGAGGATGGCTAAAAGGGGCGGTGGTTCTTTTAGCAGAAGCCTGACGAATTCCAACTCGCTCTGTCTGCAGGAGCAATTGCTTCCGGTTGTTTCCCACTTGGTTAATTTTTTCTCAGAGACCGTTACAGAAAGGTCAGCAGAAAATGGCCCTTCATCAATATGTAATATCGCTAATGGACAGGAGCACATTGAATGTGGTTCTTCCTCTAAAGCCCCTTTACTTGGGAAGTTAAATAAacaagagaagaagaaaaagaagatgcCAAAGGATCATGTAATTTCTGTGCGAGGAGATATTGAGATAGAGGAGTATAGGAGCTCCAATGAAAGAGTAGTGAATGTTGAGTCGGTAAGTCTCGATTCTATCCATCAAGTAGGAGGCAGAGATTTAGCTTCTCCATCGCGGAAGGATTTGAACACAGCAAGGGTTAGGCCGAGTTCCCAAAATCTACATAAAAAATGGTGCATGCAAGTAAGAATTGTTCTTGCCATCGATGCTGCAGTTTGTGTTGTTCTCTTTGTGATTTGGTTGGTTATATGCCATGGTACAAAGTGCATTAGCTGA
- the LOC140807183 gene encoding single-stranded DNA-binding protein WHY2, mitochondrial, giving the protein MFKLSRLLQHCSRYYVPRKCLFQDLTDDFKLLPSITSQCRMSTSIGSSLLDGKSTAKIFAPYSIYKGKAALSADPLLPTFSKLESGGLKVDRRGVIMLTLWPSIGERKYDWDKRQKFALSATEVGSLISLGSKDSCEFFHDPSMLSSNAGQVRKSLSIKAHADGSGYFISLNVVNNILKTNDRLVVPVTTAEFAVMRTAFTFALPHIMGWDKYTNQHPQHASLSPPKVVPEFMDSEWDR; this is encoded by the exons ATGTTCAAGCTTTCGAGGCTGCTTCAGCACTGCTCAAG GTACTATGTACCCCGGAAGTGTTTGTTCCAGGATCTTACTGATGACTTCAAACTTTTGCCTAGCATAACGTCTCAGTGTAGAATGTCTACTTCTATAGGAAGTTCTTTGCTTGATG GAAAGTCCACAGCTAAAATATTTGCCCCCTATTCAATTTACAAGGGCAAAGCTGCACTCTCTGCTGACCCTCTTCTGCCAACATTCAGTAAATTAGAA TCTGGAGGTCTTAAAGTTGATCGGCGGGGAGTCATTATGTTGACGCTCTGGCCCTCTATTGGAGAGCGCAAATATGATTGGGATAAGAGGCAG AAATTTGCTTTGTCAGCGACGGAAGTTGGATCCCTTATCAGTTTGGGTTCAAAAGATTCCTGTGAATTCTTCCATGATCCGTCAATGCTATCAAG TAATGCAGGTCAAGTTAGAAAGAGCTTGTCGATTAAGGCACATGCTGATGGTAGTGGTTATTTCATTTCCCTAA ATGTCGTCAACAATATCCTCAAAACAAATGACCGGCTTGTTGTTCCTGTTACTACTGCTGAATTTGCGGTCATGCGAACAGCATTCACT TTTGCTTTGCCACATATCATGGGTTGGGATAAATATACCAACCAGCATCCCCAGCATGCCAGTCTGAGTCCACCAAAGGTGGTTCCTGAGTTTATGGATTCAGAATGGGATAGATGA